A portion of the Sabethes cyaneus chromosome 3, idSabCyanKW18_F2, whole genome shotgun sequence genome contains these proteins:
- the LOC128743545 gene encoding cell division cycle protein 123 homolog translates to MLLRNVETEKAACMLASWYEQFEKNTIKSFIIPIPDEVLNYLRQDLVILPKECANLNSTSDASGTKHFNSYNDQFSDDEQEEEDDGFQPEFPEFSEKLTAAIQKLGGSAFLKSDWHSPKDAQWITLGQTLCVKDITDVYQLLKASSFCKEDFAERTAANQLGYHVVLKKWRDIHPGSEFRCFVKNKSLVAISPRHWPSYHEHIAAERSDIVCDIVSLFKEKIKQRFPLKDYVFDVFRPAKDRVVIMDFSLYGKGHSDSLAFDYDQLDADALVATIEEEDDPEFRYLPEDCGIQPNKRNNYGFPQDVIDMFESTDRPSTSGGTGESSESMIHRLLDKFHQLDNESDNDEPE, encoded by the exons ATGCTGCTTCGCAACGTGGAAACGGAAAAGGCAGCCTGCATGCTGGCCAGCTGGTACGAGCAATTCGAGAAAAACACCATCAAATCGTTCATCATTCCAATTCCGGACGAAGTGCTGAACTACCTCAGACAGGACCTCGTAATCCTGCCGAAGGAATGTGCCAACCTTAATTCGACGTCCGATGCTAGCGGTACGAAACATTTTAATTCGTACAATGACCAGTTTAGCGATGACGAGCAAGAGGAGGAGGATGACGGTTTTCAACCGGAATTCCCGGAGTTTAGTGAAAAACTGACGGCTGCCATCCAAAAACTGGGCGGTTCCGCCTTTTTAAAAAGCGACTGGCACAGTCCCAAGGATGCTCAGTGGATCACGTTGGGGCAGACCCTTTGCGTTAAGGACATTACCGATGTGTATCAGCTGTTGAAGGCGTCCAGCTTCTGTAAGGAAGACTTTGCTGAACGAACTGCAGCAAATCAACTTGGATATCATGTGGTGCTGAAGAAGTGGCGTGATATTCACCCGGGCTCGGAATTTCGGTGTTTTGTTAAAAACAAATCGCTTGTGGCTATATCTCCACGTCATTGGCCCTCCTATCACGAACACATTGCTGCCGAACGAAGCGATATCGTTTGCGACATTGTTTCTTTGTTTAAGGAAAAGATCAAGCAACGGTTTCCTTTGAAAGATT ATGTTTTCGATGTATTCCGTCCCGCAAAAGACCGGGTAGTTATAATGGATTTTTCGCTATATGGAAAAGGACACTCTGACAGCCTAGCATTTGATTACGATCAGCTAGATGCGGATGCGTTGGTGGCCACGATTGAAGAGGAAGATGATCCGGAATTTCGATATTTACCGGAGGACTGCGGCATACAGccaaataaacgaaacaattacgGATTTCCGCAGGATGTAATAGATATGTTCGAATCTACAGATAGGCCATCGACATCCGGCGGCACGGGGGAATCTTCTGAAAGTATGATCCATCGGCTACTGGATAAATTCCACCAGCTTGACAATGAAAGTGATAACGATGAGCCCGAATAA
- the LOC128743532 gene encoding integrator complex subunit 1, translating into MDRNKPSSSARSTKKQISLPQSELFALGSKATSSSRGDDGKGKTGVGGSVSERKRDATAALASAAVKKIKLTAAGGSSSSALPPGTGKPSSGGDSSSSSSVLEYWEQMALDCDSVDLVSSVLSAIDQQDSDSVVGYICGAIKLLVSPKSKSESVLSLSLLYLAKIRPHLFCNETITSALIAVLKRDSQNSFKGRNNPTVHILACNLLARGYSDKKQWPESLIRTYIDDAMNDRVWVDYEECAPFTDNCVAAFGTKIPPKWMLQPELSTLNPSARDNPASIDDEHSTDSGMFGDALGKDPDANPPRFAHIQEQVEKIVVEAAKDQLNRRQAPDCSTRNFLKFLSLACGIPEIRAVAIPRLELWIHNGKLMKPAQELLTFICYNVTGQNAKDHEVLSNLVKMRLKTKPLINIFMICLKEMINCQEEILTIMLKYVVQNELSNARNPNNMGMLATMFQAKPTESATHLAEIYQECLLQREDVLRTLRVFLRELVKMLRYDIHLMVFCKALLINRPDLTTQIMNSEFRDRIFHSIADLICLCMFLSVSPQIREANASIRSGREPKSSPALTTFYQQMCSIQFDALTWMHEVVPIVYKPSPNDFKISFHKILLLDSPEAYAKGDQWPPEPERAPMLRIVSEIPLQQNSMLRIILIGITKEIPFTIPDTMEIIEQLVRRAGSLRHVDYPPLEVANLEIIDLLFKMSEYHHPDNIVLPPNYEPPNLAIASLYWKTWIILLLISAHNPSMFGSFCWDQYPMLRTLMEMCITNQIGPTKATEEELQVATAEKAHILEFENHLASNVITEQNSLLLSQLILMDPRGVARRPPNQVLEQIQSLNVTHRLGHLLCRSRKPDLLLEIIQRQGTSQSMPWLADLVQNSDGDFNHLPVQCLCEFLLSNSSTVVVENSREAELLVYLQKLVQDENGDHQMICEIFEYFLRRLSSFSIQARQSAIRGLKLLLKVFQEGTDPVSIESNNSDWLLRYLPMIPHFAFIRPNVVLQLRAACQVENIPQLVMAYIQFIAAHTSLDAEPDMLDHVMDMSHLIVERSTIFSHIIPTATNQSEDRVQTLNCLFVMFNNFLIKLREYKITQAFTEYQDLLLVQFTDESQCHIHLNIIQAFVILLTHSAYIPMAAQILDYWFPEGAPPPQAFNIETSEPVQILPDWLKLKMIRSNVDRLVDAALLGLTPDQIVLFVQNFGTPINSMSKLLALLDRAVIEQFDAVNNAILHKTYLTQLVEIQQTRGAKNGHISIQALQPDSQPVPDPPVPSVSVMEPIEIDLDFDSYPPAEPSKPVSKTKEIEEAVEIILTHPKISKPNMAKYRKLIQHLNVAKTETYTANKALTHMGKLVKSPQGQYLVRNWVQNAQMCCFFRSLLEVAPGKFENLNYLLHILDEIIKYMNPATNSVLLEVLVSKRQQLIKFAQKDNPQNQSPPQNLIQVLTTSTISEVEKKGKQQLRQTTSDEMISVISTMLKDIKMESSESQFDKRGLLVDWLADADSELIRVNEKIQMDLLFNRKIPDFRPYLLSLVTHQASWATLYQATELLMERFNLEYDPSSVLDFIDAMNRNPKLWQGRDKAVPKHEQAEYIVTLNEPQIKVFIDYVLAEEDQEKMSVRVKLLLQCIEDKSQHLTAMVEYADSKKDLSSKKFLQHLYLNIPYMKFAMPHIKGVYDADVRDATDCVGDKFTYYILTTIGCLSNPRDFQQMSAEMELIVRKLSASHPVLLLRQLSVLSTMLQGRAHMDLQVLRAEYHFHLFHQVIGILELLQPLVFNDSYQTGLQNALDCYFALLKNHGNVKETYTLIYRFMELLQAYISANPQTAVEYIQKHCDLLNDLALQHYDLQSLQQLVQGLSMLKQYPSRAIKNEPGEPLPGTSKDPICFATASPTKPSQPAATNAAAVMMTPYIKNEVPPQHWQELTHALRSRDVEDISMPLLEVDALTVKRPALLEEIFDDLIRFLTHPTGSIRQTAHGLVTRWLKQSPGNASTNSTALTAFVQCLYHEDVAVVQSALDKATEYTLCLQEYASEILTTMFNLGISSKLNTYTAIRRCVQALKKQHAC; encoded by the exons ATGGACCGTAACAAACCGAGTTCTAGTGCACGGTCGACTAAAAAACAAATCAGCTTGCCGCAAAGCGAACTGTTCGCTCTCGGTTCCAAAGCCACCAGCAGTTCCCGAGGTGACGATGGCAAAGGCAAAACCGGCGTAGGCGGTAGCGTTTCGGAACGAAAGCGCGACGCAACGGCCGCATTGGCGAGTGCAGcggtgaaaaaaatcaaactaacCGCAGCCGGCGGTAGTTCGTCATCGGCGTTGCCGCCCGGAACCGGCAAACCTTCGTCCGGCGGTGACAGCTCCAGCTCGAGTAGTGTTCTGGAGTATTGGGAGCAGATGGCATTGGATTGCGATTCTGTGGATCTGGTTTCGTCGGTTTTAAGTGCTATCGATCAGCAGGACAGTGACAGTGTGGTTGGTTACATTTGCGGTGCGATTAAGCTGCTGGTTTCGCCTAAATCTAAGTCGGAATCGGTGCTGTCGCTGTCGCTACTGTATCTGGCTAAAATAAGGCCACACCTGTTTTGCAACGAAACGATTACTAGTGCTTTGATTGCTGTACTGAAGCGTGACAGTCAAAATTCGTTTAAAGGGCGTAACAATCCAACGGTGCATATTCTGGCCTGTAATTTGCTGGCTCGAGGTTATAGCGATAAAAAACAGTGGCCGGAAAGTTTGATTCGTACTTACATAGATGATGCGATGAACGACCGTGTTTGGGTTGATTACGAGGAGTGCGCCCCGTTTACCGACAATTGTGTGGCTGCTTTCGGAACGAAGATTCCACCGAAGTGGATGTTGCAGCCGGAACTCAGTACGCTAAATCCGAGTGCCAGAGATAATCCAGCTTCGATCGATGATGAACACTCGACAGATAGTGGTATGTTTGGTGATGCCTTGGGGAAGGATCCGGATGCAAATCCGCCTCGCTTCGCACATATTCAAGAGCAGGTGGAGAAAATAGTAGTCGAAGCTGCCAAAGATCAACTGAACCGACGGCAAGCACCCGATTGTTCGACTCGCAACTTTTTGAAGTTTCTTTCGCTGGCTTGCGGGATACCGGAAATACGGGCTGTTGCTATCCCTAGACTTGAACTATGGATTCACAATGGAAAACTGATGAAGCCGGCACAGGAGCTGCTGACTTTCATATGCTACAATGTAACCGGTCAGAACGCGAAGGATCATGAAGTTCTTTCAAACCTGGTTAAGATGAGGCTTAAGACGAAACCGTTGattaacatttttatgatttgtCTTAAAGAGATGATCAACTGTCAGGAAGAAATCCTGACTATAATGCTGAAATATGTTGTTCAAAACGAGCTTTCGAATGCTCGGAATCCGAACAATATGGGAATGTTGGCGACAATGTTTCAGGCGAAACCGACCGAATCTGCCACCCATCTGGCGGAGATTTATCAGGAATGTCTACTGCAGCGAGAGGATGTACTGCGTACTCTTCGCGTGTTTCTTCGAGAATTGGTGAAAATGCTTCGCTACGATATCCATTTGATGGTGTTCTGCAAGGCACTGCTCATCAACCGACCGGATTTGACCACTCAAATAATGAATTCGGAGTTTCGGGATCGAATTTTCCACTCGATTGCCGATTTGATTTGCCTTTGCATGTTTCTGTCGGTTTCACCGCAAATCAGAGAAGCAAACGCATCAATCCGCAGCGGTCGGGAACCGAAAAGCTCTCCAGCGCTGACAACTTTTTATCAGCAGATGTGTTCTATTCAATTCGATGCGCTGACTTGGATGCACGAAGTGGTTCCGATTGTCTACAAACCCAGTCCGAATGATTTTAAAATatcttttcataaaatattgcTGCTGGACAGTCCGGAAGCTTATGCCAAAGGAGATCAGTGGCCTCCAGAACCGGAACGAGCTCCCATGTTGAGAATCGTTTCCGAGATTCCTCTACAGCAGAATTCGATGCTGCGCATCATTCTCATCGGTATTACCAAGGAAATACCTTTCACTATTCCGGACACAATGGAAATTATTGAGCAGTTAGTCCGCCGTGCCGGATCGCTCCGTCACGTTGACTATCCGCCATTGGAAGTGGCCAACCTGGAAATTATTGACCTTTTATTCAAAATGTCTGAATACCATCACCCGGATAACATTGTTCTTCCTCCGAACTACGAACCGCCCAACCTAGCCATAGCTTCACTTTATTGGAAAACGTGGATAATTCTGCTCCTGATATCCGCCCACAATCCATCGATGTTCGGATCGTTCTGCTGGGATCAGTACCCGATGCTGCGCACCCTGATGGAAATGTGCATCACCAATCAGATCGGTCCAACGAAAGCGACCGAAGAGGAGCTGCAAGTGGCCACCGCTGAGAAGGCACACATTCTCGAATTTGAAAACCATTTGGCGTCGAACGTCATCACCGAGCAGAACAGTTTGCTGCTGTCGCAACTAATTCTGATGGACCCGCGCGGGGTTGCCCGTCGACCACCGAATCAGGTACTGGAACAAATTCAATCCTTAAACGTAACACATCGGCTCGGCCATCTGCTGTGTCGTAGCCGTAAGCCGGATCTACTGCTCGAGATCATTCAACGCCAGGGTACTTCACAATCAATGCCATGGTTAGCCGATTTGGTACAAAATAGCGACGGCGATTTCAATCACCTACCGGTACAATGCCTATGTGAGTTCCTGCTTTCCAATTCAAGCACGGTAGTGGTGGAGAATAGTCGTGAAGCCGAGCTACTGGTCTATTTGCAAAAGCTGGTGCAGGATGAAAACGGTGACCATCAAATGATCTGTGAAATTTTCGAATACTTTTTGCGGCGACTTTCTTCCTTTTCGATTCAGGCGCGACAGTCCGCGATTCGCGGATTAAAACTTCTATTAAAG GTTTTTCAAGAGGGCACTGATCCCGTCTCTATTGAAAGCAATAATTCTGACTGGTTGCTGCGCTACCTGCCGATGATACCGCACTTTGCGTTCATCCGCCCGAACGTAGTCCTTCAGCTGCGAGCCGCCTGTCAGGTTGAAAACATCCCTCAGTTGGTGATGGCCTACATTCAATTTATCGCTGCCCATACGTCCTTGGATGCGGAACCTGACATGCTGGACCACGTAATGGACATGTCACATTTGATAGTGGAACGTAGCACTATTTTCTCGCATATAATTCCCACCGCGACCAATCAGAGCGAAGACCGCGTGCAAACACTGAACTGTCTGTTCGTTATGTTCAACAACTTTTTGATTAAACTTCGTGAGTACAAGATCACGCAGGCCTTTACCGAGTATCAGGACCTACTTCTGGTTCAATTTACGGACGAAAGTCAGTGTCACATACATCTGAACATAATCCAAGCTTTCGTAATTCTTCTGACGCATTCCGCTTACATCCCAATGGCGGCTCAGATTTTGGACTACTGGTTTCCAGAAGGAGCACCTCCTCCACAGGCGTTCAACATCGAAACATCGGAACCGGTGCAGATTTTGCCGGATTGGTTAAAGTTGAAAATGATTCGCAGCAATGTCGATCGATTGGTGGATGCTGCCCTGCTCGGACTAACCCCAGATCAGATTGTTCTCTTCGTTCAAAACTTTGGAACTCCGATTAATTCCATGTCCAAACTGCTAGCGCTACTAGACCGGGCAGTTATCGAGCAGTTCGATGCAGTTAACAATGCTATTCTGCATAAAACCTATCTAACCCAACTGGTGGAGATTCAGCAAACTAGGGGAGCGAAAAATGGTCACATTTCCATTCAAGCTCTGCAACCGGACAGCCAGCCCGTCCCAGATCCACCAGTACCGAGCGTGTCAGTGATGGAACCGATTGAAATTGATCTAGATTTCGATTCCTACCCGCCGGCGGAACCAAGCAAGCCAGTTTCAAAAACCAAGGAAATTGAGGAAGCCGTCGAGATCATACTTACTCACCCGAAAATCAGTAAACCAAACATGGCAAAGTACCGAAAGTTGATTCAGCATTTAAATGTCGCCAAAACGGAAACATACACAGCCAACAAAGCACTCACCCACATGGGCAAGCTTGTCAAAAGTCCACAAGGACAGTACTTGGTCCGCAACTGGGTACAAAATGCGCAAATGTGCTGTTTCTTCCGGTCACTGCTGGAGGTCGCACCGGGGAAATTCGAAAATCTCAACTATTTGCTGCATATTTTGGATGAAATCATAAAGTACATGAATCCAGCAACGAATTCCGTTCTACTGGAG GTTCTGGTTAGCAAACGGCAGCAACTGATCAAATTTGCCCAAAAGGATAACCCGCAGAATCAATCACCGCCTCAAAATCTTATACAAGTACTAACAACGAGTACAATTTCCGAAgtggagaaaaaaggaaaacaacagCTGCGTCAAACCACCAGCGATGAAATGATCAGCGTCATTTCGACCATGCtgaaggacatcaaaatggaaaGCTCCGAATCGCAGTTCGACAAACGTGGCTTGCTGGTCGACTGGTTGGCCGATGCCGATTCGGAGCTGATTCGAGTGAACGAAAAAATACAGATGGACTTGCTGTTCAATCGAAAGATACCGGACTTCCGACCGTATTTGCTTTCGCTTGTGACCCACCAAGCGAGCTGGGCCACTTTGTACCAGGCAACGGAACTTTTGATGGAACGCTTCAATCTCGAATACGATCCGTCGTCCGTGCTGGACTTCATTGACGCAATGAACAGAAATCCAAAACTATGGCAGGGTCGAGACAAAGCCGTTCCAAAGCACGAGCAAGCAGAATACATCGTTACTTTGAACGAGCCACAGATCAAAGTATTTATCGATTACGTACTGGCCGAAGAAGATCAGGAAAAAATGTCCGTGCGAGTGAAGCTACTTTTGCAGTGCATCGAAGACAAATCGCAACACTTGACTGCGATGGTGGAGTACGCCGATTCCAAGAAGGATTTGTCTTCGAAAAAGTTCCTCCAACATCTATACCTTAACATTCCTTACATGAAATTTGCGATGCCCCACATCAAAGGTGTTTACGATGCGGATGTACGCGATGCCACTGACTGCGTGGGTGATAAATTCACCTACTACATCCTCACAACGATCGGGTGCCTATCGAATCCGCGAGATTTTCAACAAATGTCCGCCGAAATGGAACTCATTGTAAGAAAGCTATCCGCGTCACATCCGGTCCTACTGCTGCGTCAGCTGTCGGTTTTATCAACCATGCTCCAGGGCAGAGCCCACATGGACCTACAGGTTCTTCGAGCCGAGTATCACTTCCACCTGTTTCATCAAGTAATCGGAATTCTGGAACTGCTGCAGCCGCTCGTTTTCAACGATAGCTACCAAACGGGCCTGCAAAACGCACTGGACTGCTACTTCGCTCTGCTAAAAAACCACGGCAACGTGAAAGAAACCTACACCCTCATTTACCGGTTCATGGAGCTTCTTCAAGCATACATCAGTGCCAACCCGCAAACAGCCGTTGAATACATTCAAAAGCACTGCGATTTACTTAACGATTTAGCCCTGCAGCACTACGATCTGCAATCCCTGCAACAGCTGGTGCAAGGTCTGTCCATGCTCAAACAGTACCCCAGCAGAGCCATCAAAAACGAGCCGGGCGAACCTCTGCCGGGAACTTCAAAGGATCCGATTTGCTTCGCCACCGCATCACCAACGAAACCCAGCCAACCGGCGGCCACAAATGCAGCAGCTGTCATGATGACACCGTACATCAAAAACGAAGTTCCTCCGCAACACTGGCAGGAGCTGACGCATGCCCTGCGCTCGCGCGATGTCGAAGACATCTCGATGCCTCTGCTGGAAGTGGACGCACTAACCGTCAAACGACCGGCCCTGCTAGAGGAAATCTTCGATGATTTAATCCGTTTCTTAACCCACCCGACTGGATCGATTCGTCAAACCGCTCACGGACTGGTCACACGCTGGCTAAAGCAAAGCCCCGGAAATGCATCGACAAACAGTACGGCCCTAACTGCGTTTGTGCAGTGTCTCTACCACGAGGATGTTGCCGTAGTGCAATCGGCACTGGACAAAGCGACCGAGTACACGCTCTGCCTGCAGGAGTACGCATCGGAGATTCTAACCACCATGTTCAATCTCGGTATCAGCAGCAAATTGAACACCTACACGGCGATTAGGCGGTGCGTACAGGCGCTCAAGAAGCAGCATGCTTGTTGA